One genomic window of Bacteroidia bacterium includes the following:
- a CDS encoding gliding motility-associated C-terminal domain-containing protein has protein sequence GIAVKSQYNTTNPNGVISVDQLPSFNIEDGSCIIGDSLGTVIDAMVYDDKMHFPLLQSTKGVSLERINPDRASGDRDNWHSAAETVGYGTPAYQNSQYNENASSSDWISLDPPIFSPDNDGYQDVLNIHLNNPGPGTVATLQIYDAKGRLVKKLLENELLGTSDTFTWDGITDRGDKARLGIYILLSESFDTQGNKKKQKSSFVVGGKF, from the coding sequence TTGGAATAGCCGTTAAGTCACAGTATAATACCACCAATCCGAATGGGGTTATTTCCGTTGATCAACTGCCCTCTTTTAACATTGAAGACGGAAGCTGTATTATTGGAGATAGCTTAGGAACGGTAATTGATGCCATGGTGTACGACGACAAAATGCATTTCCCTCTTTTGCAAAGTACCAAGGGCGTTTCGCTTGAACGTATTAATCCGGACAGAGCATCCGGAGATAGAGACAATTGGCACTCTGCCGCCGAAACTGTCGGATATGGCACTCCTGCCTACCAAAATTCCCAATACAACGAAAATGCAAGTTCCAGCGATTGGATTAGTTTAGACCCTCCCATTTTTTCACCTGATAATGATGGGTACCAAGATGTGTTAAATATTCATTTAAATAACCCGGGTCCGGGCACTGTAGCTACCCTTCAAATTTATGACGCCAAAGGTAGATTAGTGAAAAAACTACTGGAAAATGAACTGCTTGGTACTTCAGACACCTTTACATGGGACGGCATTACCGACCGAGGAGATAAAGCACGTTTAGGAATTTACATTTTATTAAGTGAATCATTCGACACCCAAGGAAATAAGAAAAAGCAAAAAAGCAGTTTTGTAGTAGGAGGTAAATTTTAG
- the smpB gene encoding SsrA-binding protein SmpB: MDAKKKTETIALNRRAGYEYAFLDKFTAGIQLTGTEIKSVRAREVNLSDGFCAFQNGELFLINVHIAEYVEGSYNNHLPKRDRKLLLTKTELRKMSNKLKDKGLTIVPISLFIAESGYAKVEIAVAKGKKTYDKRESIKEREVKRNMERD, encoded by the coding sequence ATGGATGCAAAGAAGAAAACCGAAACTATTGCTTTAAATCGCAGAGCCGGATATGAATATGCCTTTTTGGATAAGTTTACGGCAGGTATTCAATTGACCGGAACTGAAATAAAATCCGTAAGAGCTCGAGAAGTGAATTTAAGCGATGGGTTTTGTGCCTTTCAAAACGGAGAATTGTTTTTAATCAATGTGCACATTGCCGAATATGTAGAAGGCTCCTATAACAACCATCTACCTAAGCGTGACAGGAAATTGTTGTTGACCAAAACAGAACTTCGGAAAATGTCCAATAAACTAAAAGACAAAGGTTTGACCATTGTTCCGATTAGTTTATTTATAGCTGAATCAGGTTATGCTAAAGTAGAAATTGCGGTGGCAAAAGGAAAGAAGACCTATGACAAAAGGGAGTCAATTAAGGAAAGAGAGGTAAAGCGCAACATGGAAAGAGACTAA
- a CDS encoding Rieske 2Fe-2S domain-containing protein, with translation MKTQRIKVFESRTEADLFLPEGKVYPVTSQGKKICLVRYKDSIHAYPDKCPHESYPLSKGYCTKEGELVCPWHKYSFDLQSGQRTNGRGYFIKPLQVLETDTGIYVEWPLSWLEALLA, from the coding sequence ATGAAAACCCAACGAATCAAAGTTTTTGAAAGTCGAACCGAAGCTGATTTATTCCTACCCGAAGGCAAGGTTTATCCGGTAACGAGCCAAGGAAAAAAAATTTGTTTGGTACGCTATAAAGATAGCATTCACGCCTACCCAGATAAATGTCCACATGAGTCTTATCCACTTTCCAAAGGTTATTGCACGAAGGAAGGAGAATTGGTTTGTCCTTGGCATAAATATAGCTTTGACTTGCAGAGTGGACAAAGAACCAATGGCAGAGGCTATTTTATTAAACCGCTACAAGTATTGGAAACCGACACCGGCATTTATGTAGAATGGCCACTTTCCTGGTTAGAAGCGTTGCTGGCATAA
- the frr gene encoding ribosome recycling factor: MEEVEFLLEEAREQMGKVIKHLEAELLKIRAGRANPTMLDGIYLEYYGTNQPLKNVANINTPDARMLTIQPFEKNMLGPIEKAIFAANLGFTPANDGSMIRINIPPLTEERRQQLVKQSRAEAEHAKVGLRTVRRDCNEEVKKLLKDGLPEDMAKDAEESIQQLTNEFTAKADKHLEAKEKEIMTV, encoded by the coding sequence ATGGAAGAAGTTGAATTTTTGTTAGAAGAAGCCCGTGAACAGATGGGGAAAGTAATTAAGCATTTGGAGGCAGAACTTTTGAAAATACGCGCCGGACGAGCAAATCCGACTATGTTGGATGGGATTTATTTGGAGTATTATGGGACTAACCAACCTTTGAAAAATGTGGCCAATATTAATACGCCTGATGCCAGGATGTTGACAATTCAACCATTTGAAAAAAACATGTTGGGTCCTATTGAAAAGGCCATTTTTGCTGCCAATTTGGGCTTTACTCCGGCAAATGATGGCAGTATGATTCGAATAAATATTCCACCTTTAACCGAAGAGCGTCGCCAACAATTGGTTAAGCAATCTCGAGCGGAGGCTGAGCATGCCAAAGTTGGTTTGCGTACCGTAAGAAGAGATTGCAATGAAGAGGTGAAAAAGCTTTTGAAAGATGGGTTGCCTGAAGATATGGCTAAGGATGCTGAAGAATCTATTCAGCAACTGACCAACGAGTTTACCGCCAAGGCTGATAAACATTTGGAAGCTAAAGAAAAGGAAATTATGACGGTTTAA
- a CDS encoding formylglycine-generating enzyme family protein translates to MRRVFLKLIVSVIAMIFQVHKVNANNLVFSQLVVEDDSHLNFTVSWDNSWTENNHLNHDAVWVFVKYQVNGSEWRSLKLSPVSENHSTSDSGLEVLGVEDSMGVFIKQKSTGNSTFIVSANFRIGLAQPLNQGSYSFQLFGIEMVYIAEGDFLLGDGISNHTFKDSLSGAPISVQNNPTPLGIGNNQLWTGFSNSIQQIPASYPSGWKAFYCMKYEISQSQYMTFLNCLTLAQQTTRIVMPPTSPAGTFCMNSTGNLANRNSLVISQSSDGINPAQFACNLNTTNGFNEWDDGQNLAMNFLSWSDLIAYLDWSGLRPITEMEFEKICSEGVDKVIPLGFAWGTAFSVDGNTLQLDGTPAETVQEIANDSAGLANHGYSGVQGPLRCGFGANQTNLRLQAGASVTGVMELSGNLWELCVATNDFGFQFGTLSGDGKLDEQGQADQAFWYPNAENAIYRGGAWLSGVTGSFRDLAVADRFYLNLRPSFRRNTTGGRGGRSVTW, encoded by the coding sequence ATGAGACGGGTATTTTTGAAGCTGATTGTTAGTGTAATTGCCATGATCTTCCAAGTTCATAAGGTTAATGCAAACAATTTGGTTTTCTCTCAGTTGGTAGTAGAAGATGATTCTCACTTAAATTTTACTGTAAGTTGGGATAATTCTTGGACTGAAAACAATCATTTGAACCATGATGCTGTTTGGGTATTTGTCAAGTACCAAGTGAATGGTTCTGAATGGAGAAGTTTAAAACTTTCTCCGGTATCTGAAAATCATTCTACCTCCGATTCCGGTTTGGAAGTGCTTGGTGTGGAAGATTCAATGGGTGTTTTTATCAAGCAGAAATCCACCGGAAATTCCACCTTTATTGTATCCGCAAACTTCAGAATTGGCTTGGCTCAGCCCTTAAATCAAGGTTCTTATTCTTTCCAATTGTTTGGAATTGAAATGGTTTATATTGCAGAAGGGGATTTTTTACTGGGTGATGGAATCAGTAACCACACGTTTAAGGATAGTTTATCGGGAGCTCCTATTTCGGTTCAAAACAATCCTACTCCGCTTGGTATAGGGAATAATCAATTGTGGACCGGTTTTTCAAATAGTATTCAGCAAATTCCTGCATCCTATCCAAGCGGATGGAAGGCGTTTTACTGCATGAAGTATGAAATTTCTCAAAGTCAGTATATGACTTTTTTGAATTGCCTTACCCTAGCTCAGCAAACTACCAGAATAGTAATGCCACCAACCTCTCCAGCCGGAACTTTTTGTATGAATTCCACTGGCAATTTAGCTAACCGAAATAGTTTAGTTATTTCCCAATCTTCCGATGGGATTAATCCGGCCCAATTTGCTTGTAATTTGAATACAACCAATGGATTTAATGAATGGGATGACGGTCAAAATCTGGCAATGAATTTTTTGTCCTGGTCTGATTTGATAGCCTATCTGGATTGGTCAGGACTAAGACCAATTACAGAAATGGAATTTGAGAAAATTTGTTCGGAAGGAGTCGATAAGGTGATACCCTTAGGGTTTGCCTGGGGGACTGCTTTTTCGGTGGATGGAAATACCCTGCAATTGGATGGAACTCCAGCTGAAACGGTGCAAGAAATAGCCAATGATTCGGCAGGTTTAGCCAACCATGGATATTCGGGAGTTCAAGGTCCTTTGCGTTGTGGATTTGGTGCTAACCAAACTAATCTTAGGTTGCAAGCAGGAGCTTCGGTTACCGGGGTTATGGAGTTAAGTGGAAACCTATGGGAGCTTTGTGTTGCAACCAATGATTTTGGCTTTCAATTTGGGACTTTATCCGGTGATGGGAAATTGGATGAGCAAGGGCAAGCTGACCAGGCTTTTTGGTATCCGAATGCTGAAAATGCCATCTATCGGGGTGGAGCATGGTTAAGTGGTGTAACAGGTAGCTTTCGCGATTTGGCCGTTGCCGATCGCTTTTATCTAAATTTACGACCTTCCTTTCGTAGAAATACGACCGGTGGACGCGGAGGTCGTTCAGTAACCTGGTAA
- a CDS encoding acyltransferase, which produces MLPKPHLPYIDALRGWAILGVVFCHTFDLLSFQEIPGGLKQVFKNMSHGVEVFFFVSAFTLYLSLESENDIPASGFKAYSIRRFFRIAPLFYLACLFSWLFLTDFYHLHYDLPFHISNWNVLSHLTFTFWAYPPWMNSFVFGGWTIATEVHFYLLLPFLFVRVKTINQAIYLFYIALIVRLLFRWLFHPFDVDRMYHQYQYQLIFNQFPVFCLGIVGFLWVIKKQVPSVKTFIPLAFMFLFDKLIQQDVFIPEHIQFALLTFLLVFLLHHGYLKFAQSSPMVFLGKLSYSVYFVHPFILHGIQVWEIQKFFPSGNSVRSGLELLVWSVLVLVSSMAISYPIYLWIEEPFRKLGKQWIVKLGL; this is translated from the coding sequence ATGCTTCCCAAACCCCATCTCCCATACATTGATGCATTAAGAGGATGGGCAATTTTGGGAGTTGTTTTCTGCCATACCTTCGATTTGCTTTCTTTTCAAGAGATTCCGGGGGGCTTAAAACAGGTTTTTAAAAACATGTCGCATGGAGTAGAGGTGTTTTTCTTTGTTTCTGCATTTACACTTTACCTATCCTTAGAAAGTGAGAATGACATACCTGCTTCCGGGTTTAAAGCATACAGTATCCGCCGATTCTTTCGAATAGCACCTCTTTTTTATCTGGCTTGTTTGTTCTCCTGGTTGTTTCTTACAGATTTTTACCATTTACACTATGATTTACCTTTTCATATAAGTAACTGGAATGTGCTTTCTCATTTAACCTTCACCTTTTGGGCCTACCCTCCTTGGATGAATAGTTTTGTTTTTGGTGGGTGGACCATTGCTACCGAAGTTCATTTTTATCTTTTGTTACCCTTTTTGTTTGTTAGAGTTAAAACAATAAATCAGGCCATTTATCTTTTCTATATCGCACTTATTGTTCGCTTACTTTTTCGGTGGTTGTTTCACCCCTTTGATGTTGACAGAATGTATCACCAATATCAATACCAACTGATCTTTAATCAATTTCCGGTGTTTTGTTTAGGAATTGTGGGCTTTTTATGGGTAATAAAAAAGCAAGTTCCTTCGGTTAAAACCTTTATTCCGCTGGCTTTTATGTTTTTATTTGATAAACTTATTCAGCAAGATGTTTTTATTCCTGAGCATATTCAATTCGCCCTGTTAACCTTTTTATTGGTTTTCTTGTTGCACCATGGTTATCTTAAATTTGCACAAAGTTCGCCGATGGTTTTCTTGGGCAAATTGAGCTATTCGGTTTATTTTGTGCATCCTTTTATTTTGCACGGAATTCAAGTTTGGGAAATTCAGAAGTTTTTTCCATCCGGAAATAGTGTTAGGAGTGGTCTGGAGCTTTTAGTTTGGTCCGTTTTGGTTTTGGTAAGTTCCATGGCAATAAGTTACCCTATTTACCTTTGGATTGAAGAACCTTTTCGAAAATTGGGAAAACAATGGATAGTAAAATTGGGATTATGA
- a CDS encoding CvpA family protein, which translates to MSLSTIDILILIPLAWGLIRGAMKGFIIELASLLGFWLGIVVAWKFSFVVKDYLSAHYQINQTVLPFLSFILLFAIVAIGVMILGKFLHKLAELIQLEWLNRLLGGFFGLLKNTLMVGVFLFILNWGKLINQEKYMKHENSILYEPVYSLGMLAWPMLSQLSQQNLPDASQTPSPIH; encoded by the coding sequence GTGAGCCTTTCTACCATTGATATTCTAATTCTTATTCCTTTGGCCTGGGGACTTATCCGAGGTGCTATGAAGGGATTTATTATCGAGTTGGCATCCTTGTTGGGTTTCTGGCTTGGTATTGTTGTTGCCTGGAAATTTAGTTTTGTTGTTAAGGACTATCTTTCAGCTCATTACCAAATTAACCAAACTGTTTTGCCCTTTCTTTCTTTTATACTGCTTTTTGCAATTGTTGCCATCGGAGTAATGATTCTTGGAAAGTTCCTCCACAAATTGGCTGAACTTATTCAATTGGAGTGGTTAAACAGGTTGCTCGGAGGATTTTTTGGACTACTAAAAAACACCCTAATGGTTGGAGTTTTCTTGTTCATTTTAAACTGGGGAAAATTGATTAATCAGGAGAAGTATATGAAACATGAAAATTCTATTTTGTATGAACCTGTTTATTCTCTCGGTATGCTAGCATGGCCAATGCTTTCTCAACTTTCACAGCAAAATTTGCCCGATGCTTCCCAAACCCCATCTCCCATACATTGA
- a CDS encoding efflux RND transporter periplasmic adaptor subunit: MIKTVVRWLIAVVVLGGVGYTFYFIYQKSQPKEEVFQTEEPFIATIVKKTVATGSIVPQREITIKSRVSGILEEIYVEAGQSVKQGQTIARIRIIPNAANLGQAESAVERAKIAVKDAEQEYKRQKGLFDQQVIAASELQPSKLKLDLANQELEAAENNLQVVKEGSSKKASTNSTIVVSTATGTVLDVPVKKGASIIESNNFNEGTTIATIADMNSLMFKGNLDESEVGKIKEGLPIQIQIAALPDKSIPARLDYISPKGMDVNGAIQFEIKAFLKPNKDNIIRAGYSANADIVLAQKDSVLCLKESTIKQEGDKRFTEVLVNGKFEKRMLRCGISDDINTEILEGIKKGEKVKSAKLETN; the protein is encoded by the coding sequence ATGATTAAAACTGTCGTTCGTTGGCTTATAGCCGTAGTTGTATTAGGTGGAGTCGGTTATACATTTTATTTTATTTATCAGAAATCTCAACCCAAAGAAGAAGTTTTTCAAACGGAAGAACCTTTTATTGCAACAATTGTAAAAAAGACCGTTGCAACGGGTAGTATTGTGCCTCAGCGGGAGATTACCATCAAATCCAGGGTTTCCGGAATTCTTGAAGAAATTTATGTGGAGGCTGGACAATCTGTTAAGCAAGGACAAACCATTGCCAGAATTCGAATAATTCCCAATGCGGCAAATCTTGGACAAGCAGAAAGTGCAGTAGAAAGAGCTAAAATTGCTGTTAAAGATGCAGAACAAGAATATAAACGCCAGAAAGGATTGTTTGACCAACAAGTGATTGCAGCATCTGAATTGCAACCTTCGAAACTAAAATTGGATTTAGCAAATCAAGAATTGGAGGCTGCCGAGAATAATCTTCAGGTAGTTAAGGAAGGTTCAAGTAAAAAGGCCAGCACCAATTCAACTATTGTGGTTTCTACTGCAACCGGAACCGTGTTGGATGTTCCGGTAAAAAAAGGAGCCTCTATTATTGAATCAAATAATTTTAATGAAGGTACTACCATTGCCACAATTGCCGATATGAATTCTTTAATGTTTAAAGGGAATTTAGATGAAAGTGAAGTAGGTAAAATAAAAGAAGGCCTACCAATTCAAATCCAAATTGCAGCTCTCCCTGATAAATCTATTCCTGCCCGGTTGGATTATATTTCGCCTAAAGGAATGGATGTTAATGGCGCAATTCAGTTTGAAATTAAGGCTTTTTTAAAGCCGAACAAGGATAATATTATACGTGCCGGTTATAGCGCTAATGCAGATATCGTCCTTGCCCAAAAAGATAGCGTTTTATGCTTAAAGGAAAGCACCATTAAGCAAGAAGGCGATAAACGCTTTACCGAAGTCCTGGTTAATGGTAAATTCGAAAAACGTATGCTTCGTTGTGGTATTTCAGATGATATTAATACAGAAATATTGGAAGGAATAAAAAAAGGCGAAAAAGTGAAAAGCGCTAAATTGGAAACCAATTAG